From a region of the Melospiza georgiana isolate bMelGeo1 chromosome 23, bMelGeo1.pri, whole genome shotgun sequence genome:
- the TBC1D22B gene encoding TBC1 domain family member 22B, with protein sequence MAAESGRQFWKRSAKLPGSIQPVYGAQHPPLDSRLTKNFIKDRSKAGLPMKSKKASSFHEFARSTSDAWDIGDDEDEDFSSSSSSSSLQTLNSKVAKATAAQVLENHSKLRAKPERCQPALGDLPTNCKVIKSSSEAQLSRSSEESCVRSPLQKQQSLPLRPVIPLVARISDQNASGAPPMTVREKTRLEKFRQLLSSHNTDLDELRKCSWPGVPREVRPVTWRLLSGYLPANSERRKLTLQRKREEYFGFIQQYYDSRNEEHHQDTYRQIHIDIPRTNPLIPLFQQPLVQEIFERILFIWAIRHPASGYVQGINDLVTPFFVVFLSEHVEEDVENFDVTNLSQDVLRSIEADSFWCMSKLLDGIQDNYTFAQPGIQKKVKALEELVSRIDEQVHNHFRKYEVEYLQFAFRWMNNLLMRELPLRCTIRLWDTYQSEPEGFSHFHLYVCAAFLIKWRKEILDEEDFQGLLMLLQNLPTIHWGNEEIGLLLAEAYRLKYMFADAPNHYRR encoded by the exons ATGGCGGCCGAGAGCGGCAGGCAGTTCTGGAAGCGGAGCGCCAAGCTGCCCGGCAG CATTCAGCCTGTCTATGGGGCACAGCATCCTCCACTGGACTCCCGGCTCACCAAGAA CTTCATCAAGGACCGCTCCAAGGCCGGGCTGCCCATGAAGAGCAAGAAGGCCTCCAGCTTCCACGAGTTTGCCCGCAGCACCAGCGACGCCTGGGACATTGGCGATGACGAAGATGAGgacttctcctcctcctcctcctcgtcctcttTGCAAACTCTGAACTCTAAAGTGGCCAAGGCCACGGCAGCACAGGTTCTGGAGAACCACAGCAAGCTGCGGGCCAAGCCCGAGCGGTGCCAGCCGGCCCTCGGGGACCTGCCCACCAACTGcaaggtcatcaagtccagcaGCGAGGCCCAGCTCTCCAGGAGCTCTG AGGAGTCCTGTGTGCGGAGCcccctgcagaagcagcagtccctgcccctCCGGCCCGTCATTCCCCTCGTGGCTCGGATCTCTGACCAAAACGCCTCCGGGGCTCCCCCTATGACCGTGCGGGAGAAAACGCGCCTGGAGAAGTTCCggcagctcctctccagccacaACACCGACCTGG ATGAGCTGAGGAAGTGCAGCTGGCCCGGTGTGCCCCGAGAGGTGCGGCCTGTGACGTGGAGACTGCTGTCA GGTTACCTCCCCGCCAACTCGGAGCGCCGCAAGCTGACCCTGCAGAGGAAGAGGGAGGAGTACTTCGGCTTCATCCAGCAGTACTACGACTCCCGCAACGAGGAGCACCACCAGGACACCTACAGACAG ATCCACATTGACATTCCAAGGACCAACCCACTCATTCCCCTCTTCCAGCAGCCCCTCGTGCAGGAG ATTTTTGAGAGAATCCTGTTTATCTGGGCCATTCGCCACCCAGCCAGCGGCTATGTGCAGGGCATCAATGACCTGGTCACCCCCTTCTTTGTTGTGTTCCTCTCTGAGCACGTTG AGGAGGATGTGGAAAACTTTGATGTGACAAACCTGTCCCAGGATGTGTTACGGAGCATCGAGGCTGACAGCTTTTGGTGCATGAGCAAGCTGCTGGATGGGATTCAG GACAATTACACCTTTGCACAGCCAGGGATCCAGAAGAAGGTGAaagccctggaggagctggtCAGCCGGATCGATG AGCAGGTACATAATCACTTTAGGAAGTACGAGGTCGAGTACCTGCAGTTTGCCTTTCGCTGGATGAACAACCTGCTGATGAGGGAGCTGCCCCTGCGCTGCACCATCCGCCTCTGGGACACCTACCAG TCAGAGCCAGAAGGATTCTCCCATTTCCACCTGTACGTCTGTGCTGCCTTCTTGATCAAGTGGCGGAAGGAGATCCTGGATGAGGAAGACTTCCAA GGCCTTTTGATGTTGCTACAGAACCTGCCCACGATACACTGGGGTAACGAAGAGattgggctgctgctggctgaagCCTACAGACTCAAGTACATGTTTGCAGATGCCCCAAACCATTACCGCCGATAG